The following DNA comes from Mugil cephalus isolate CIBA_MC_2020 chromosome 6, CIBA_Mcephalus_1.1, whole genome shotgun sequence.
AAAAACTACTGCAGAACCTCAAGAATACTGTCCCCAATCTTGGTAGTTGAACCATTTTGACAGTCCGCATCCATTATTAGCTGCTAAGGTTGTGAGAAAGGTCCCCTTAGCTCTCCTACTCAGGAAACTGTCTTCGTTTGAAGACTGGTTGAACCCAAATATTCAAAGGGAGAAAAAGCTGCATCCTTTCATAACAGTGTGTGGGGGGTTTTATGAGGAAAGCTCCCCTCCTACATCGATCTGCACAATTGTTTTCAGGATTGCTGTTCACAGCGTTTTGGCAGCATCAGTAATATCGAAACCCAAAATGGAGAGATCGCTGTGGTTGATATTTGGTGGAGATCTGTTTTGAGATGGAAAATAAGGAGACAAATGGAGGTTTCTATCCTCTGTTTTCATATCTTTGAGGTCATAATTGTTGCTGTAACAGTTTTCAAGCTTAGGCCAAAGAATAATTACTCCTCTCTCATACAGCTACTGTTGACGTGACTCAGTCTCAATCAGACTCTGCGTAATGAGGGTATTTCACACTTCTAAAGGTCAATCTTGCCtctaactttttaaaaaacaacatctgtgcacacacttatttattttttactgtgagGGCTGACCATGATTCCTCTTTACAGTTTCACTTCTTCTTGGCATCGATAAAAATTACCATGAAATCACTCTGCAGATGGCCAAACGCTGTGTCGAAATGACACACAATTTGGCCTAGTTTGGAGCCTGAAAAAAGTGCAGGGATgcaaatgttttacattttttttttttttttgatccagTAATCATATGGACAAATCTGCACATCACATCGTAAACAATTGAGAGTACTATGTTGCAGTATTtcgtttgtttttctttaatgcaTTCAGCTTGTGATAGAAAGAGATGCTGagcaaaaattaaataaatcataaatgacGTTTCTGCTAAGTTCTAAAATCGTATTCATTGATTCTCTGTCTATATGTTCTTGTTAAtcagcttgctgtatttgagtAAGTCACACCTTTTAAATAACTGCTAAAGTACTGCTAAAGAATGCGTGTTGGCTGATGTGCCGGATGTTAAGTTTGTGAAACTGCAAATGTTAGATCCTCATCTAACATCTCATCTGCCTCACTTGAAGGCCCAGAATTTGAATAAATGAGCATCCTGTTGTTGAAACTaagtttgaatgtttttctgtgGTAGAGCTTTTCTCAGTACTCAATTTGAATTTAaacatctttctgtttttttcagtgtgccGAGACTTTGCTGTACTGGAGGACCACTGCCTGGCATACAACCTCCAGGAACAAGAGAGTAAGAATCCTCATATTTTTGCCTTAAGGAATGGACAACCTACTTCAGACAGAccatgtttgctgtttttctaGAACTGCAACAACTCACTGCTTCAATTGATTAACttggattattttgttgattaaTCTATTAACCATTTTCTGAGTTGGTTCAaccactaaataaataactttacaTCCCCTGTTAAACTGTATTCACCCATAATCAGAACATGTTGCTGTTTACTATATTCTGTCACTTATTAGCATTCACGGTGATAAGTATGATTCAAATTCAGTGACTTGTGCAGATTTTAATTGGAAATGCACCTCTATTATCTTGTAGAGGGTCAcccttcacactcacactcctTTTTAGCCTGACCTGGGATCTGCTTCAGTTGGATCAAAGCTTGGCTGCCTTTGATCTGTTTAGTTTCATCCCAGTTTATATATACTGCACAAAAAAGGGACACCTTTGAAAACCCATCAAATTCTCAATAGGTAAAAGGAAATCATGCTGGATATCTATACTGATATGGACTGGTCAATGTGTTGGGAACGTAGGATGCCATTTCATCtgaaggaaattaaaatgatcaaaaacacctgaaaataagagaaaaaacaaaagatgtgaCGGGCTAGTCCATTTTTCTGAAATTGCATTGCAGCAAATTGCAGCAACAATTATTCTCAATAGTTTGTATGACCCCCACATGATTTCCTGACAACATCAGGGCATGCTTCTAGTGGGACGACGGATAGTGTCCTGAACCAGGGCATTACTGACTGGACAATCTGAGGGCTCTGGCAGTGCTCGTCCTGTTCCTCTTTGCGCAAAAGAGTAAATACCGGACCTGCTGATGAGTTGAGGAACTTTTATGGCCCTATTCATCTCTCCTATTGCAAGTGCCTGTCTCCTAGAATCTCCACCATGCTGTTGAGACTGTGCTGGGACACTGTAAGCCTTCTGGCAATGGCATGTATTGATGTGCCTTCCTGGAGGTGTTCCAGGTATCACTTCATGCAACCAATAGCCTTCAGCAGTAAAACTACCCCTGTTTTGGGAGTTGTCTCTTTGCTGCCCCCCTTGTGTACCTGATATCAACCCTTCTCCTACTTAACTGATCAGACCAATGTTCCAGATGTTTCACTGACTTAATGCATCGTTGCAACATGtgtaacacaaacaaaagctaaGGAAAACTTGGACATGTGCACCTTCACACACAATGTTGGAACTATAACATCCTTACATTTGCTTTGTAAAATATTCCCTTATCTAGACAGGGTGTGAAAGACTTTTATAGTTATAGTAACGTTTATTGCGGCAGACGTGTTGTCTCACAATGGACTGTTGTTATTTTCAAGTCACTTTATGGCACACATACTTTATCTCAAAAGAACAAGCCATAAAAGTcaacagtaaaaacattaaTGAAGCAAACATTGCTGTCTGCAGCCTGATTAAGTTTAGTTGAACCCTGTTTCAGCCACACAGTTAACTGAGAGAATGGGTTAGGATACTACAATAGTACCGTATCAGAGCAGGGTGAGCTATAGTGTATAAGTGCATGTGATTTATCTGGATTACATTCACTTTAGCGCAGATCTGAAGTTCAACTGCACGACTctacatgtgcatgtttttttgtgtgagaTTATATCACGCTCCATCTAGTTTCACGTTTTGGAGATTCGGAAGAGGGTATGATCCCCTATGTTGCTTTCTACATTCATTTTAACAGTACTGATTACTATTAATGCTTTTAAAAGAAGTTAGTTTTATCAGAAGCGTGTATTGTTTTAGCTGTATGCTGGAGCCACCCTCTTCTCAGTTAAGAAGATATTTCCTGCCAAGTACAGACAAAACTTCAGACGTAGACAAAACAAGACCTTCCTTTAATTGTACACAAATGAATATCTACAGATGAGTAGCAAGCACTCCTCCCCATCTCCTTCACTTGCATAAAGAAATGTCAGGCATCAAACAACAAAGAGGCTACTGATATAACATTGGATAATTTTAGTAAAGATTTAGTGTGTGAAAACATGCATGTCTGTGacaaaagctaaaacaaagccaactggacttgttgactGTTTGTGGAGttgtagtttagtttttattagaaACAGCTGTGAGTGGTGCCCATGTGAAACTAGCATGACTCACATGTTTATTAACAATAATGGTTATCTGCATTTAGAACATGTTGTTCAGTTCGTGGTTTGCCACAGTTAACAGCACTCTTAGGATGCATCAGTGGTTTGAAACTCAGACAGAAATAGTGTGAAAGGAGCTGGCTGATTGGATTGTGTTGTGTGCTGAAGCATCTTTAAAGAAGTGGCCTTTggttggatataccatgaccagTAAGAACCTTCATAGACTCTGAACTCTGTAACCATGGCTCACTGTTGCCGCAATAGTTGATCTGGTTCGTGCTCGAAAAATGTTTCACCCTTGACCCTGGAGATCACCCAGGAGAATGCTGGCTAATGTATCTTTATTGTTGCCTAAATGTGCAGCGTCCCTTTCTTTGTCCTTGATCATTTTGACAGATGGCCACCCCATAGAGAGCCTTTTAGCACATTTCAAGATGCTGTGGTGTTACAGCTGGTTTTTATTTCCACTCAAATTATTGAGTATGCAGAATACTGAAGCACCCAAATgtcacatgaaaaacattttttatggCCGTGTCAGCACTTGGCATCTTTCGTATCGggaatgtgttttcttcatttgagCGTAAAGCTCTGCTCTGACTTGTCTGAGGCTGAGATAGCTGAGCTTTCTTACCCTTTTTCTGAATGAGGACAGATCTATTCAGGGTCAAGTTCGTTGAATCaacaaatgtagaaaatgtcTGGTCATGTTCAGTAAATTCTGTTGAGAGAAAATGACAGTGGATTAATGATAGTCTTATCTTGATTGGTGACAACAGTTGTGCCACTTTCTTGAGGTGTCATCAACCTAAATAAATTGATaaatcatccaaaaaaaatccGCCAAGAGCTTGACTTTTTATCAACTTGGCACAGCTGTGACTCAGTTTCCTCTTTCAATTTAACCAGTCAAAAGCAGAAACTTTATGGTTCTTCTCACAAGTAAATTGCCAAATGTAATTTGGTCCTTTTCACATGAAAGCCGGGAACAGATCAATAGCCAGGTGAAACAGAGCTCAGCGTGTGAGTGATGCTCTCCATGCTTACAAAGTGCTTGGAGTGCGTCAGCAAGCAAGATTTATCATCTGTTATGGCCCGCAACGTGCCGTCACGTAACCTTGGAACAACGCCTCAGCTGTGAACATTCATTTCTCAGTGACTCAGAGCCCTCTCTGTTCATTACCAGAGACTGAAACGTCTGCGCCCTCCACGTTTATCTTGTCTTCTGCCGACCATCTAAACAACAGTGGCAACATCAGAAAAGTCTGGATCTATAAATAAACTCTCTAGCGCTCCGCTGGTCATCATTTATCTCATTCCTCATCAGTAGTATTGTCCAGATGACCAACTCTGGTTTGTGTGTACACAGTTTCAAGAGCGGTtcttatgtgtttgtgtctacaGTTGAGAGCCACTTGGCATCCAATGTCCATAAGAGCCGTCTAGTGCAGAAGGACCTGCAGGTGGCCAAGAAActgcaagaggaggaggatgagagggcCAAGGTCCAGAACCAGAAACAACATGTTGACATGTGGGTGTCTCTCATACACTAACACACTCATCACACACAACGGTGTTAGCGAAAAACTGTCTGTTTTAGTGTAATTAGCAATATTAGCATTTGCCATCTAACTGCAGATGTATCAATCtgtcaaatgttttaaatgacatgtCTCTTACCCTCTCAGATATCTCTTGAAGTAATCAGACTACTGTGCAGTGCTAACTGGGTACAGGACTGATTATTTTGATCTAGTGTAATTACTCCCAAAACTGATAGATAAGACAGATTCATGCTTCAGCAGCAAGGTGATCTCGCCCTGCTACCATAGATGActatttggaggcacaagggagacctatgcaatatgaggaaggtggtcataatgttatgcctgattggagTATATTTACTTAATGTAAAAGTGAATTCATATTTGACACACAGATTTGTATCTGCACTGCAAACACCATCATAAACTTACAAGTTTAGACACGGGCAGTCTCAGCCATTCTTGTGGTCTTTGTGTGGTATCATTGGTAGCCGTGATATATAATtatattcactcattcactcatatTCAAGGGTTTTGTGGTTGTTCCAGCTGCATGTCtaaaacatgaagcacatgCATACTAACCCCAATGGCCTCAGTGTTTCTTAAATCAAGCTTTAGTGCATACTTGTCCAAGATAATATTGCTAAAACACAGTTCAACGATATCACttttgtaaacacacaaacctaGAAGGATCTAGTGGACCCCCAGGGAGAGGCCAGATGCTGCTCCATCGATGGCGCCAGGCTAGTGCTGTTGTACAGTGGCGCACTGCCAGTGCCACTTCATGTACACCCACTCTCAAATATTGGACTAAATGCGCACATACACAGGGGATGTCACATTACTTGCTTTTTGTACACACTGTTGAATGCATGCTGCAGTGCTACAgttaaattaacttttaaaagCTTAAGTCGTACTGAGGTCTAATACAAGTACAGTTCAGGGCAGataggctgctgctgctctcctgcTGTCAGTAAAGCATTATGCTTATGTTCGTCTGCACACAGAGAACTGATCTTTGCATACCAGCCTTCCAGGCAGGTGGTTTTGTTGTCAAAATCATGTCATTTAAAGATGAGAGTGAGTCAAGGCAAACTGTTGAGATTACGACAGGCACAGATATTCCTGCTGCTGCCTGAAGCTCACCCGTTATCTCTAACAACACACTTGATCACTTCAAAGCGGGGCTCTTTGTGTGTTCAGCCCTGTCATGTAATATGATTATTTCACATATATTTAATGcttacatttaaaaccaaagcgatttataattaactaaaattacaaaactataaaaacatgGAGCAGCAATTAAAAGTTTTTACGCCTGTTTTATGGACAGGCTTATTAGAAATATGTCATATCATACACTCATTTATAACCATTTTGATTATCCAACTGTAGTTTAAGACTCGCTGTCACTAATTTTGTCCATTTCCCTCCCATGTACATGGAAACACCATGAACCTTTGACAACCTCAGTGAACGACAAGACAATGAGATTGCCCAAGAGATTCAGGAACAACTGGTCCGACAGGCCGAACAACAGCGACAGCAAGAAGAGAAGGATGCAGTAAGAGATACACAATGAGACATTTCAGCCCATTCAAGTACAACGTCAGTACATCCACTTGTCAATAACTTGACTTCTAGTATTGATGTCCTTTAATGGACGGGTCATCCACATGAATCAGCCCCCTGTtgaagccccccctccccttctccccaTGGACTGATTGTTATATTGGCGTAGGCTGTATTTATGGTCAGTCTTTATACCACTGACCTACATAAAGAGCAGGGATTTGATGATATAGTATTAAATGTTATTGTTCATAAAATGGACAGTTGAGAGATCAGTTTCTATCCTCACTCACAATCATAGGTTCAGTTAACCAGACCAAATGAATGTTTAGGCAGACAAGATTGATTCAGATTAAAATTGCACAATTTGCAACGCGACACACAACAATGACGTCAAGTGATGCAACAGCTGAGGCAAATTCATGCTCAGAGTAGAGCAGCAATGTGCAGTAGCTGGTTCCTTACGCTGACGTTGCCATTAGAGCCCAGGCTGCCAGGCTGGTGACACACAAATCCAATCTGACGACTTGCAAATAACAGCACAGACAGTTCGATCTTAAGATCTAATTTGAGAAGCAAATCTGATTAGCGTGCATTCTCAGTAAAGCCACAGGTTCAGATTCAGTCCACTGACGACTGCCACCGTTAATAATTTGACATTTCTAGCATTACAAACATTTCTTAAATGGCCCGCTTTCTCTTATATTGCTAGtgatttttttcataatgtctGACGCTGCTGCTcaattaatttctttattttatctgatTAAAGATTGAATGGTGAGTTTACTTATTTGACACTACGTAACAGTTACATATCAAATAATGACCCAAACGGGAGCTGTTTTCATATTGACACTGGGCAGCTTGTTTACTGTGTCCGTGTCTCTTTGTAGGCCATTGCTCGTAAGCTacaggagaaggagatgaaagaggaaaggaggagacagaagcagctggaaTCAAACTTTGAGGAGGAGTATTTTGAAGATCACGGAGGTGAGAAGGACACTTTTGGCTAATGTTCTGGTGTTACAGTGTGCATGTGCTTCTTCATCTTGTGCCTGTGTTGTCTGAATGAGCTTATGTTTAAGGACATAAGGATACAGAAGTTGCCCCCCCACCCAGAGGGTGGAGGTTTGACCCTCTGAGCTGGAGATTGTTGCTGACTACAGGCAAAGATTTTGGAATGCATTTATTAGCACATAATTAACCTTGGAGAAAGGCTTAAGTGTTCCTGCAGAgaaataatttgtcatttcgCTTTCATTCAAGCACGTTCCCTGCTGTAAGAGGCCTCAGGTTTAACTTTACCTGAACGAATCCTAGTTACTGGATAATAAATACATCCAGAGAGACATTTAAGTTTACCTCAGTTATGTTGTATAATTTAGAAAATGTTGGTTTGACTTTCTTCTATAATTTAACAATGGAGTCATATAATTGTTTTTAGTCACCTTTAAGATCAGGGTTGATCATCTCCTTTGAGAAATCTTGAGCAGACTGACGGTATAGTGGCAAAGTTTATATGTAGGTCCACCTCCTGAGCCAAGGGCATGATTTTGAGTGTAggaggacagtgtgtgtgtgtgttttttgctgCAGCTCTCAGCCGTCTGAGACTAATATGTCATATTGAGTCCCAGATTTCCTACCAGAACCCATAGGCATATTGTATTTAGATTGACACATACTGTAAACCACCTCATGTTGTTGCTTGGTGTAAAGGTTTGGAACATATTTTAGGTTGCACTCTCTGGACTCTGGATTTGCAAAGTTTCACAGGCAGGTATTAAAGTGTACACAGCTTTGTCTAGACATAGACCTTGGCTCGTTGTCTGACATAAACAGGACCGGGCAAGTGGTTCAAGCTTTCAGTTTACCTGTCTTGTTGCGTCTGTGTGGACTTGTTGAGGTTTCATTTATTGATCTTGTGGactttgcctttttttcagTCAGTGCATTCTTCATTTAAGGGTAGTTATGCCACTGCCAGCTCCACTGTGTTTGGTGTGAGTTACGTAACCACACACCTATAATGTCcctgatgagtgtgtgtttgcatataaCTGGAGAAGCATGAATATGCTTACGCTAGAAGAAAGGTACAAACGCCTTTGTTTACTGAACAAACTTTAAGGGGATGACGTAACAGTGAGTAATCAGACACTGTACAGAATGTTTGAGACTGTTGTTGGGCCTTTCATCCATGTGTGAGGGGATATTTTTTACTGGAGGGAGGCTTTTTGCATCTCTAAAATCCCTTTTTTTCATGCTCACATTTTTGAGCTGTCATGTAGCCTCTCATCAAGCTGCTGGTGAGAGGAAATGAGGAGCTGCTGACTGTTCTTTTCAATCCAGCGGATCAAAGTTGAACATAAATCTGTGTGGGCAGAACCTGTCTGCacttgacacacacaaaatggtgAAGATGACATAGAGACAGGCTATGTAGAAGAGTTGTGGACAAAAGAGAGCAAGCACTCTGACCAGGTACCAGTCAGTCTCCTTTATAAAAAGCTAGAGCTATGAAGTCGAGTAGATGTTTAGCAGCCGGTTAGATAGCTGGAATTCCTTTGTGACGCCTTGCTCACTGAGGACTGGGCTGTGCCTTGTGTTTCCCAACGTGTGTTTCTACACATTTGTTTCCATTCAAATTTATGTTGCTCACACGCCAATTCCCAACAGACAGGTTTTTGTTGAAGTGAACATGCTGTTCAATCTCAGGTTCAGTTGTTTTCCCACTTAAGTTGATTATGCTCTggtttttctttgtcaaataTGGTGAAATACACAGTTCATGAACTGTTCACATTTATTAACCCATCATTTAAAGGTATAACAGCAGATTTTGAATGTAGACTAatttcataatattttattcaggATCCAGACTCTTGCTTCTGCTTTCCTTATTGTGCATTTCCTAAATGAAATATGACAACTCTGGACATATTTTGTATCCATTACCTACACTCTACATCTATAGTGGATACTTTCTCTCTCCTCACAGGTGCCGCTAACTCAGTGCTTACTAACTTTCTTAGCTTATATCAttcctgtctgttgttgttttcacatttccatATTGTCAtcaaccatcatcatcatcatcatcatcatcatcatcttcttcatcacccCCCCCACTCTGCTGTTCAGCTTCAAGAAGATCCCTTGACTTGGACAAACACACCCATCATAAATCAACTTCCCCTGGCCGAAATGATGCATATGCCCCAGTGAGCTCGCATCGTGATCGTGATTGCTCTCCAGATTATAGTTCAACTGAGCCTAAAAGGAGCAGGTACCCAAAACTGGACTCTGCAGCCCCCCATAGCCATTCCAGATACCCTGAGCACTACCTAGTGGCAGAAGGAGGGCGCAGCAGACATGCTGATCCATACCCAGAGCACCTGTTGCCCTCCAGAGGCAAAAATGGTGACAGGTATCCAGAATATGAACCAACACAGACTGGAAGAGGCAGGTACCCAAGAGAGGACGATACAGAGAGAGTGgtgagaaggaaagagagaccAGCTagaccacctccaccacagTATCCCAATGAAAGAGACAAggccagagacagagaaagagacaagcATCATGAAAGAGATAGAAGCAGAGAATGGGACAGGCACACGGGAAAAGACCACAGAAAAGACAGGGAGCAGGACCTGAAATATGCCAGAGCAGACGGACGAGATAGAGAAAGGTCTAGAGATAGAGGACTGagtgcagagagacagagagagagagaaagacaaaaagacaaagacagaaaacgaGCCAGAGACAAAAGCAGAGACAGGGGACTTGAAGAAGACGTTCTAGAGCCGGGACACAGCAGGAACTTTCCAAGGGAGAGCAGGGCTTCctgggaggaggaagatgatggtgagagggagaggagggccAGGGGACGGGAGCGTGTCCACTCTGACCCCAGAGAGGTGTTTGATGAGGTCCAAGTGAGAGGCGACACAGAAGAGTTTATGTCCCCCCGACAGGGTGAGGGTCCTGGCAGAGAACACAATCGTAGCCATCTCAACGGAGAGACAGGTACAACCCTGAGCGCCCCACTGGGCCCTGCAAGGGTGTTTGTGTGGTGTGCTGGACTGGCTTTACGCTGTGGCAATCTCAGGTGGTGGGTTGATCTAACATGGCAATCACTAATGACGACATCCATTCTCTCTGTTTCCATGAGGATGACAATGATTATCTTGTCTGACAACTGATGTGATTTCACTTGATCTGTTGCGCTTGTGCTGTTTGACTGGCTTGTTTTTGAATTGGTCGTTGGGTTTTAACACTGAGCAATGATTTTACTGCCAAGGCTAAactgtgtgttgtggtttttcTAGTAGAATAGGTCTGTGGATTTTTAATAGTTAAACTTGGGCATTGACAAAGGGCTCCTGAGCAGATGAGCTGGTTGAATTGTCAAGTCAGTAACCATGTAATTCATGGTGACATTGGTAGCCCTGTCAAAGGCATTAAACAAAACCATGATAAACACCAGTGAAGATGCACTGCAGCCCTTTTAGGTGCCTAAAAAGGTtaaatggtttaatttattcagtttaatgcACTGTAGTAGCAAATCTGGTATTGTATGCTTCGTcaatatacagaaaaaaatcttgataATCATTTCTATCAACAAATGCTTCAGATTTTATATCATTTTCTGTCATGTAAATtgatcatttaattttttgttttcaatctCTTTAACCTTGGAATTTGAAGACATCGCCTCTGGGTTTGGTGAAAGTATGATCATAATTTTTTACaaattttcaacaaaacaattgtgataatccttttctttttaaaaccaatATACCATTCATAATCTTTTGCTCATGAAATGTATTGCCATTCGCAGGTCGTATAGTGCACCGAGGCAGCGGAGCAGTAGTAGCAGAGACTAAGTATGGAGTGAGCGAGGCCACCAAGGGTTTAACGAAGCTTGATATTCGCGATCAGGAGCTGATTGACATGGAGGTGGCCAAAAAACTGCAAGAGGAGGAAATCAAGGTGAGGAtggaaacaagaaaataatttgaTTTTGTGGTGGAATAATTCAAGTAGACTTAAGACTTAAAGACTTAAATAACTACTGAGAGCAAAGATTGCCTCAAATACTTATTACTGTTATCCCTGAAGACTGCAGGTTCATTTTGTAGAAGTAAGAAATGACTGTGCTAAATGACTTGAAGCATATTTAGAGTCCTAAATCTCAGTCATTATCAATCATGTTTCACTCTGGGGAAAATATTGACTTTtgattgttttcctgtttcAGGCAAGCAAGATGCATGTGCGTGCAGCCCAAGTGGCACAAGACGAGGTGTGTAGAAAAGTCTGGGAACGCGTCTTATGctgtcctctttttttccctctcataTCCTGTTGAGCAAGCATGTCTTAAACCAGACACTATGTAAGAAATAATTCAGTAATGGAAGTGGTAATTAATGCTGGGCGTTTTTTGATTGCCTGTGGCAGGAAATCGCCCGACTGCTGATGGAACAAGAGAAAAGGGAGTACAGGAAGAATCgggagcgagagaaagagaaggaacgagagagggagaggctggCCATGGAGAGGAGGCGACCAGAGGGAGACTACAGGGTAATTTTCCATAACcacacttatttttaaaatcgGTGCTTCAGGGTGAATTCTTTTcgctgtgattttattttatataaaagaGTATTTCCACTGTGGCACTAGAACCATAATTACAGGAACtataactttttgttttcagccaAATCCAGAGGAGGTTGTCCGGCCCCGAACACGAGAGGAGTATGAATACCAGAGGCAGAAGAACCACAACAAGCCTGCCAGGTACAAAACTCCTTAGAACAAATATTCCAAGTCAGTCAGGAAGTCAGggaaaatcatttaaataattcctCTGTCTGCATGTTTCAGACCTCCTCAACCTCGTACTCATGACTATGAGAATGTGAACCCGGGCTATGTCTATTCAGAGCATCCTGTTGCCCCTCGCGCTCCCACCAGACCTGAGGCTGCTTACAAAGGTAGTgacttaataataaataaactattaagtaattatgtttatttttaaccacaaGTTGCTCCTTTTTGTCGAAAGTACAAATGTTCTGATTGGTCATGCAGTAAAATAATGGCTTCTGAATTTGCTAAAGCTACAATTCTGTAAGAAGATTTTCATCGGTAGATTGTATTCATCTTTATTAGATAGTGTGTTTTCTGATACTTGAATTAAGTACAATGCTGGTGTTAACGATTAACTTTctaaagtgtaaaaaataaaaagatgattGTGACAATTAACCAGGTCTCTAAGTGAGAGCTAGCGTGTGTTGGCCACCATCAGGCCAAAACCCAGATATCTGTCAATCATATATGACAAGGAGAAGCACCATCACTAAAGGAAGAGACATAGCACCTGTAATCATCCATTGGTCCGTGGACCACTGTTTTGGCTATGaccatttagttttttttatcttgccAGAGGATGAAACATAGCTAGCTAGGTTAGCGGGACATGTCCATAGTTCACATCAAGTGTGATATTTAGTGGAATGTTTGTTTTGGCTagtgaaaaataattaactcaAATTAGTCCATTGAATCTTTAGCAAAAGCAAACTCAACAAAAGTCAAATGTAAAACCCAAATGTTaaagttgaaaaaacaaactactCACAAACACAGGTCGTAGTAGTGactttactttacttatttattttactttactgtaTTGGAGAAGAATTGAAAGTAATAATACAAGCTCATTTGGAGAAGATGTCGGGTCATTTTCTTATAGTTTTATGTGTAATTTGACTTTGttcgccccctgctggtcatttgaatgaatgaaagtccTTCGGCTTCAGCGGCACTTGGCCTGATCTTCTTTTACGTTCCTACGGAGAGGATTACTGGTACACAGGAAATGATGAGCTGTTCTAGTGCATAAATGATCATCATTTCATATATTGATGAT
Coding sequences within:
- the ccdc50a gene encoding coiled-coil domain-containing protein 50 isoform X2 → MAECNVSIDQKKLPGVKEVCRDFAVLEDHCLAYNLQEQEIESHLASNVHKSRLVQKDLQVAKKLQEEEDERAKVQNQKQHVDIERQDNEIAQEIQEQLVRQAEQQRQQEEKDAAIARKLQEKEMKEERRRQKQLESNFEEEYFEDHGASRRSLDLDKHTHHKSTSPGRNDAYAPVSSHRDRDCSPDYSSTEPKRSRYPKLDSAAPHSHSRYPEHYLVAEGGRSRHADPYPEHLLPSRGKNGDRYPEYEPTQTGRGRYPREDDTERVVRRKERPARPPPPQYPNERDKARDRERDKHHERDRSREWDRHTGKDHRKDREQDLKYARADGRDRERSRDRGLSAERQRERERQKDKDRKRARDKSRDRGLEEDVLEPGHSRNFPRESRASWEEEDDGERERRARGRERVHSDPREVFDEVQVRGDTEEFMSPRQGEGPGREHNRSHLNGETGRIVHRGSGAVVAETKYGVSEATKGLTKLDIRDQELIDMEVAKKLQEEEIKASKMHVRAAQVAQDEEIARLLMEQEKREYRKNREREKEKERERERLAMERRRPEGDYRPNPEEVVRPRTREEYEYQRQKNHNKPARPPQPRTHDYENVNPGYVYSEHPVAPRAPTRPEAAYKGAYYKR
- the ccdc50a gene encoding coiled-coil domain-containing protein 50 isoform X4, yielding MAECNVSIDQKKLPGVKEVCRDFAVLEDHCLAYNLQEQEIESHLASNVHKSRLVQKDLQVAKKLQEEEDERAKVQNQKQHVDIERQDNEIAQEIQEQLVRQAEQQRQQEEKDAAIARKLQEKEMKEERRRQKQLESNFEEEYFEDHGGRIVHRGSGAVVAETKYGVSEATKGLTKLDIRDQELIDMEVAKKLQEEEIKASKMHVRAAQVAQDEEIARLLMEQEKREYRKNREREKEKERERERLAMERRRPEGDYRPNPEEVVRPRTREEYEYQRQKNHNKPARPPQPRTHDYENVNPGYVYSEHPVAPRAPTRPEAAYKGAYYKR
- the ccdc50a gene encoding coiled-coil domain-containing protein 50 isoform X3; amino-acid sequence: MAECNVSIDQKKLPGVKEVCRDFAVLEDHCLAYNLQEQEIESHLASNVHKSRLVQKDLQVAKKLQEEEDERAKVQNQKQHVDIERQDNEIAQEIQEQLVRQAEQQRQQEEKDAAIARKLQEKEMKEERRRQKQLESNFEEEYFEDHGDIASGFGESRIVHRGSGAVVAETKYGVSEATKGLTKLDIRDQELIDMEVAKKLQEEEIKASKMHVRAAQVAQDEEIARLLMEQEKREYRKNREREKEKERERERLAMERRRPEGDYRPNPEEVVRPRTREEYEYQRQKNHNKPARPPQPRTHDYENVNPGYVYSEHPVAPRAPTRPEAAYKGAYYKR
- the ccdc50a gene encoding coiled-coil domain-containing protein 50 isoform X1, whose translation is MAECNVSIDQKKLPGVKEVCRDFAVLEDHCLAYNLQEQEIESHLASNVHKSRLVQKDLQVAKKLQEEEDERAKVQNQKQHVDIERQDNEIAQEIQEQLVRQAEQQRQQEEKDAAIARKLQEKEMKEERRRQKQLESNFEEEYFEDHGASRRSLDLDKHTHHKSTSPGRNDAYAPVSSHRDRDCSPDYSSTEPKRSRYPKLDSAAPHSHSRYPEHYLVAEGGRSRHADPYPEHLLPSRGKNGDRYPEYEPTQTGRGRYPREDDTERVVRRKERPARPPPPQYPNERDKARDRERDKHHERDRSREWDRHTGKDHRKDREQDLKYARADGRDRERSRDRGLSAERQRERERQKDKDRKRARDKSRDRGLEEDVLEPGHSRNFPRESRASWEEEDDGERERRARGRERVHSDPREVFDEVQVRGDTEEFMSPRQGEGPGREHNRSHLNGETDIASGFGESRIVHRGSGAVVAETKYGVSEATKGLTKLDIRDQELIDMEVAKKLQEEEIKASKMHVRAAQVAQDEEIARLLMEQEKREYRKNREREKEKERERERLAMERRRPEGDYRPNPEEVVRPRTREEYEYQRQKNHNKPARPPQPRTHDYENVNPGYVYSEHPVAPRAPTRPEAAYKGAYYKR